In a single window of the Silvimonas iriomotensis genome:
- a CDS encoding MarR family winged helix-turn-helix transcriptional regulator, translated as MPTHRQSLSDRRFSGDPDPNDPLIGARLRYCLGHVEQRLVQALASAGLADIQTAHFKVFRFPPPENERPIDLAQRAGMSKQAMNYLLQQLEELGYVQRVAVEGSPARLVSLTEKGWKVAEIQRATVHQIEREWEQRIGTERFQMFYAVLKELTDG; from the coding sequence ATGCCTACCCACCGTCAATCCCTTTCCGACCGGAGATTCTCCGGCGATCCAGACCCCAATGACCCACTCATCGGGGCGCGGCTGCGCTATTGCCTCGGCCACGTGGAACAGCGCCTGGTGCAGGCATTGGCCTCGGCCGGCCTGGCTGACATCCAGACGGCCCACTTCAAAGTGTTCCGCTTTCCACCTCCGGAGAACGAGCGCCCCATTGACCTGGCACAGCGCGCTGGCATGTCCAAGCAGGCAATGAACTATCTGCTGCAGCAACTTGAAGAACTGGGTTATGTGCAAAGGGTTGCGGTGGAGGGATCACCTGCGCGTCTTGTTTCCCTGACCGAGAAAGGCTGGAAAGTGGCCGAAATCCAGCGCGCCACGGTGCACCAGATCGAACGCGAATGGGAGCAGCGGATCGGCACAGAGCGCTTTCAGATGTTTTACGCCGTCCTCAAAGAACTGACGGACGGTTGA
- a CDS encoding LysR family transcriptional regulator, whose product MLNRLEMLRIFIATAEASSFKEAAARLGISPQAVTRAIKELEQLQGELLFHRNTRNMRITSFGETLAGQARVSVGALDELFLRDKAEADFESSGLVRVAAPVGLGRLRLLDVLTALAVEHPRITFDLHLSDQHSDVVDEKIDIGVRFGFMRDNRFVARRVTSQRFHVVGTPDLIRQVGAPQDIGQLDTLPTTAFLDASTGRAWPWLFKGGIQCNPARPRFTVNDGEAECRAVLAGLAFAQMPSFLAEPYMASGELVPVLAELEPEPWDIYVYRPQKGPVPARIRLVHDRLVAALAGTSGVSGTEAAASP is encoded by the coding sequence GTGCTTAACCGTCTGGAAATGCTGCGTATTTTCATTGCCACCGCTGAAGCGAGTAGCTTCAAGGAAGCTGCAGCACGCCTCGGCATCTCACCACAGGCTGTGACGCGTGCGATCAAAGAGCTTGAACAGCTGCAGGGCGAACTCCTGTTTCATCGCAATACACGCAATATGCGCATCACCAGCTTTGGAGAAACCCTGGCAGGACAAGCCCGGGTGAGTGTGGGAGCCCTTGACGAGCTATTCTTGCGTGACAAGGCTGAGGCAGATTTCGAATCAAGCGGTCTCGTGCGGGTTGCCGCACCGGTGGGTCTGGGGCGATTGCGGTTGCTGGATGTCCTGACCGCGCTCGCTGTCGAGCATCCACGCATCACCTTCGATTTGCATCTGAGCGATCAGCACTCTGATGTGGTGGACGAAAAAATCGACATCGGGGTCCGCTTTGGCTTCATGCGGGACAACCGCTTTGTTGCCCGCAGGGTGACGAGTCAGCGCTTCCATGTGGTGGGCACCCCCGATCTGATCCGTCAGGTCGGGGCGCCGCAGGATATCGGGCAGCTTGATACGCTACCCACCACCGCTTTTCTTGATGCCAGTACCGGCCGCGCCTGGCCCTGGTTATTCAAGGGCGGAATACAATGCAATCCCGCCCGACCACGATTCACCGTCAATGATGGCGAAGCGGAGTGTCGCGCCGTCCTCGCCGGGCTCGCATTTGCCCAAATGCCTTCTTTTCTGGCTGAGCCCTATATGGCATCGGGTGAGCTGGTTCCCGTATTGGCCGAACTGGAACCGGAACCATGGGATATCTACGTATATCGCCCCCAGAAAGGCCCTGTGCCCGCACGTATAAGGCTGGTACATGACCGCCTTGTTGCGGCACTGGCGGGAACATCCGGAGTCAGCGGGACTGAAGCGGCGGCAAGCCCATGA
- a CDS encoding SDR family oxidoreductase, whose translation MSIAGKVIVITGASSGLGEATARHLSGLGASVVLAARRVEKLQAIAEDIRAKGGKVEVVKTDVTAVDDVKALISKSLSVFGRIDVLVNNAGLMAIAPLSELKVDEWESMIDINIKGVLYGIAAALPVFQQQGSGHFINISSVAGIKVFSPGGTVYSGTKFAVRAISEGLRHEVGGAIRTTTIEPGAIDTELKLGSSHEQSSAFVKDFYKIAIPADSVARAIAYAIEQPADVDINEIVLRPTVQEF comes from the coding sequence ATGAGTATCGCGGGCAAAGTTATTGTTATTACTGGCGCAAGCAGTGGTCTGGGTGAAGCAACGGCACGTCACCTGAGCGGCCTTGGTGCCTCGGTTGTACTTGCCGCTCGGCGTGTAGAGAAACTGCAAGCCATCGCCGAGGACATCCGCGCCAAGGGTGGCAAGGTTGAAGTCGTGAAAACCGACGTCACCGCCGTCGACGATGTCAAAGCCCTGATCAGCAAGTCCCTGAGCGTTTTTGGCCGCATCGATGTTCTGGTCAATAACGCAGGTCTGATGGCAATCGCGCCACTGTCAGAACTGAAAGTGGACGAATGGGAAAGCATGATCGACATCAACATCAAGGGTGTCCTCTACGGCATCGCTGCGGCTTTGCCGGTCTTCCAGCAGCAAGGCAGCGGGCATTTCATCAACATCTCCTCCGTTGCCGGCATCAAGGTGTTTAGCCCCGGTGGCACTGTATACAGCGGCACCAAGTTTGCAGTGCGCGCCATTTCGGAAGGTCTGCGGCATGAAGTGGGTGGCGCAATCCGGACCACCACCATTGAACCGGGTGCAATCGACACCGAGCTCAAACTGGGTAGCTCGCACGAGCAAAGTTCGGCCTTCGTCAAAGACTTCTACAAGATTGCCATTCCAGCTGACTCGGTTGCTCGCGCCATTGCGTATGCCATCGAACAGCCCGCCGATGTAGATATCAACGAGATCGTTCTGCGTCCCACAGTGCAGGAATTCTGA
- a CDS encoding zinc-dependent alcohol dehydrogenase family protein, whose protein sequence is MTTKTSMRALILDNYEGAPFRDTQIDLAAPGQGEVQVKIHASGVNPIDYKIRTGQAPYAMPVLPAVLGTDLAGEIVAIGAGVVEFAVGDQVYGLTGGVRGLQGSLAEYANVDAALIALKPKNISMREAAAIPLVALTAWEGLVDRANIQPGQTVLVQGGAGGVGHMAVQIAKALGAKVFATTSTDKLPLVKELGATAIDYTKTPLEQYLQEYTQGQGFDIIYDTVGGPTLEASLGATRHYGRVVSCAAFGPHNLASSSLRSTDVSGVFVLHPMLSGERRAHHGEILRRVTALVEAGQVRAVLDSRRFTLDKAMAAHDAVEQGANIKVVIDVIES, encoded by the coding sequence ATGACTACCAAAACATCCATGCGTGCACTTATTCTCGACAATTACGAAGGTGCACCTTTCCGTGACACACAGATTGATCTTGCCGCGCCTGGCCAAGGCGAAGTGCAGGTCAAAATCCATGCAAGCGGCGTGAATCCGATCGACTACAAGATCAGGACCGGTCAGGCACCCTATGCCATGCCGGTTTTGCCAGCTGTGTTGGGTACTGACCTGGCCGGTGAAATCGTTGCAATCGGCGCTGGCGTTGTCGAATTCGCCGTCGGCGACCAGGTCTACGGCCTGACCGGGGGCGTGCGAGGCCTGCAGGGCTCTCTGGCTGAATATGCCAATGTCGATGCTGCATTGATCGCCCTGAAGCCGAAGAACATTTCCATGCGTGAAGCAGCAGCCATTCCGCTGGTCGCCCTTACTGCATGGGAAGGCCTGGTGGATCGTGCCAATATCCAGCCAGGTCAGACCGTTCTGGTACAAGGCGGCGCAGGTGGCGTCGGCCATATGGCTGTCCAGATAGCAAAAGCACTCGGCGCAAAGGTGTTTGCGACGACTAGCACCGACAAGCTGCCGCTGGTCAAAGAACTGGGCGCGACGGCCATTGACTACACCAAGACCCCTCTAGAGCAGTACTTGCAGGAATATACCCAGGGTCAGGGTTTTGACATCATTTACGACACTGTGGGTGGTCCTACGCTGGAAGCATCGCTGGGCGCTACCCGCCACTATGGCCGGGTAGTGAGCTGCGCTGCCTTCGGACCGCATAACCTGGCCTCATCGTCCCTGCGCTCGACAGACGTCAGTGGTGTCTTCGTGTTGCACCCGATGCTCAGTGGCGAGCGCCGTGCGCATCACGGCGAGATTCTCCGTCGCGTCACCGCGCTGGTGGAAGCCGGTCAGGTTCGCGCAGTGCTCGATTCACGCAGGTTCACACTTGATAAAGCCATGGCCGCACATGATGCCGTCGAACAAGGTGCCAATATCAAGGTTGTGATCGACGTTATTGAGTCCTGA
- a CDS encoding zinc-dependent alcohol dehydrogenase family protein: MSISIDNQRQTVRVVRFHQLGGPEVLQIETLPRQTLASTDVRIAVKALALNRADAMFRRGQYIEQAVLPSTVGYEAAGVVIGVGPEVNDLRIGDPVCVVPQLGASRYGYYADELVVPQQYLALKPAGLSFAEAASAWMQYLTPYGALVETAALSPGDTVLITAASSSVGLGAIQIARMLGATPIGTTLTSTKKAAVIAGGAEHVIATQEEPLLARIREMTGDKGLQVAFDAVGGPQLADIAEAMSPFGMLIVHGALSPEPTLYPLKTALRKSLTVRGYVFSEVVNDPECLARATRFILDGLARGALKPAIDRSFSFEDIVDAHRYLESNQQIGKIVVTL; this comes from the coding sequence ATGAGCATAAGTATTGATAACCAAAGGCAAACCGTGCGGGTTGTGCGTTTTCATCAACTGGGCGGTCCCGAAGTCCTGCAAATTGAAACCCTGCCGCGACAGACCCTCGCATCAACCGATGTGCGGATTGCCGTGAAAGCGCTTGCGCTGAATCGCGCCGACGCCATGTTCCGGCGTGGCCAGTACATTGAGCAGGCAGTTCTACCCTCGACCGTAGGCTACGAGGCTGCTGGGGTCGTGATTGGAGTTGGCCCAGAGGTTAACGACTTGCGGATTGGGGATCCTGTGTGTGTTGTTCCCCAGCTTGGCGCTTCCCGCTATGGCTACTATGCAGACGAGCTGGTGGTGCCGCAGCAATATCTGGCCCTCAAGCCGGCCGGTTTGTCATTTGCAGAAGCTGCTTCAGCCTGGATGCAATACCTGACGCCCTATGGCGCACTGGTTGAAACGGCAGCTTTGAGTCCGGGTGATACGGTACTGATTACAGCAGCGTCAAGCAGTGTTGGGCTCGGAGCGATACAGATCGCCAGAATGCTCGGAGCTACGCCCATCGGCACGACACTGACAAGCACCAAGAAGGCTGCAGTGATTGCCGGCGGTGCCGAGCATGTTATTGCCACACAAGAAGAACCCCTACTGGCGCGCATAAGAGAAATGACCGGTGACAAGGGATTACAGGTTGCTTTTGATGCGGTAGGTGGCCCGCAACTCGCCGACATTGCCGAGGCCATGAGCCCGTTTGGCATGCTGATTGTTCATGGTGCGCTCAGCCCGGAGCCGACGCTGTATCCGCTCAAAACAGCATTGCGCAAAAGCCTGACTGTGCGCGGATATGTCTTCAGTGAAGTGGTCAATGACCCCGAGTGCCTTGCCCGCGCAACCCGTTTTATCCTCGACGGACTTGCCCGGGGGGCGCTCAAGCCAGCGATAGACCGCAGTTTTTCATTTGAGGATATTGTCGATGCGCATCGGTATCTCGAGTCCAATCAACAGATCGGCAAAATAGTCGTGACGTTGTAG
- a CDS encoding helix-turn-helix transcriptional regulator produces MLLDVAELAFHQRLGRLINSQGEAAFWPALAGFLREVVEFDTWVAVLFRAAQPPLVLADSAVNYAEGNLFDDYMRGLYLLDPFYGFGLGAIAPGAYRLDEVAPDSFRETEYFKRYFSRNVVEDELQFLLPLPGVGTLSLALGSKRRFSADEMGAAVLYTPWILPLMRHGARLVAAPEEPSGQDRHHRLEEALRQRGDPHLTEREVQVALLILAGHSTKGVARHLGISQETAKVHRRNLYGKLAVTSQAGLFLLFVGLE; encoded by the coding sequence ATGCTGCTGGATGTAGCAGAACTGGCGTTCCACCAGCGTTTGGGGCGATTGATCAACAGTCAGGGCGAGGCCGCTTTCTGGCCGGCGCTGGCCGGTTTTTTGCGGGAAGTAGTGGAGTTTGATACCTGGGTAGCCGTGCTGTTCCGCGCCGCCCAGCCGCCACTGGTGCTGGCAGACAGCGCCGTCAACTATGCCGAAGGCAACCTGTTTGACGACTACATGCGCGGGCTGTATCTGCTTGATCCGTTTTATGGTTTTGGCCTCGGCGCCATTGCGCCCGGCGCCTACCGGCTGGACGAAGTCGCACCGGACAGTTTTCGGGAAACCGAATACTTCAAACGCTATTTCTCACGCAATGTAGTGGAAGACGAACTGCAGTTCCTGTTGCCCCTGCCCGGCGTGGGCACGCTGTCGCTGGCGCTGGGCAGCAAGCGCCGGTTCAGCGCAGACGAAATGGGCGCCGCCGTCTTGTACACCCCCTGGATCTTGCCGCTGATGCGCCACGGCGCGCGGCTGGTAGCAGCGCCGGAGGAACCCAGCGGACAAGATCGCCACCACCGGCTGGAAGAAGCCCTGCGCCAGCGCGGCGACCCGCACCTGACCGAACGGGAAGTACAAGTCGCCTTGCTGATCCTGGCCGGGCACTCCACCAAAGGCGTAGCCCGACACCTGGGCATCTCGCAGGAAACCGCCAAAGTCCACCGGCGTAACCTGTATGGCAAGCTGGCAGTCACCAGCCAGGCAGGGCTGTTTTTGCTGTTTGTGGGGCTGGAATAA
- a CDS encoding aldehyde dehydrogenase, with product MQTQDQAMWEERARTVQPRRLAYIGGRFVEAADGRTFEAISPLSGKALANVARCAAADADRAVAAARSSFDAGTWSRCAPRERKKVLQRLAQLVLEHREELALLDCLDMGKPISDALNIDVPGTAAVLDWYAEATDKLYDQVAPTGQDALALVTREPVGVVAAVIPWNFPLDMAAWKLGPALAAGNSVILKPAEQSPLSALRLAELATQAGLPDGVLNVLPGFGEEVGKALGLHPDIDCVSFTGSTEVGKLFMRYASESNMKMVWLECGGKSPNLVFADCADLDAAVRKAAMGIFFNQGQVCSASSRLLLERSIHDRFVDKLLTEITTLQPGNPLDPATRTGALVDARQTDRVMHYIKLGQDEGATLVAGGQRLRVGESDCYIGPTIFTGVTPNMTIAREEIFGPVLSILSFDSEAEAIAMANDSIYGLAAAVWTDDLTRAHRVARALRAGTVSVNTVDALDPGVPFGGVKQSGFGRDLSPHAFDKFTQLKTTWIQLQR from the coding sequence ATGCAAACCCAGGATCAAGCCATGTGGGAAGAACGCGCCCGCACTGTGCAACCGCGCCGGCTGGCGTATATCGGCGGGCGTTTTGTCGAGGCCGCCGATGGCCGCACCTTTGAGGCGATCAGCCCGCTGTCGGGCAAGGCGCTGGCGAACGTGGCGCGCTGTGCTGCGGCAGATGCAGACCGGGCCGTGGCCGCCGCCCGCAGCAGCTTTGACGCCGGCACGTGGTCACGCTGCGCGCCGCGTGAGCGCAAGAAAGTGCTGCAACGGCTGGCGCAACTGGTGCTGGAACATCGCGAAGAACTGGCGCTGCTCGATTGCCTGGATATGGGCAAACCGATCAGCGATGCACTCAATATTGATGTGCCCGGCACGGCGGCAGTGCTGGACTGGTACGCCGAAGCCACCGACAAGCTGTACGACCAGGTGGCGCCCACCGGCCAGGATGCCCTGGCACTGGTCACGCGCGAGCCGGTGGGCGTGGTGGCCGCGGTGATCCCGTGGAATTTCCCGCTGGATATGGCGGCCTGGAAACTGGGGCCGGCGCTGGCGGCAGGTAATAGCGTCATCCTCAAACCGGCGGAGCAATCGCCGTTGTCAGCCCTGCGGCTGGCGGAGCTGGCCACTCAGGCCGGCTTGCCGGATGGCGTGCTCAACGTGTTACCTGGCTTTGGTGAAGAAGTGGGCAAAGCCCTTGGCCTGCATCCGGATATCGACTGCGTGTCGTTTACCGGCTCGACCGAGGTGGGCAAGCTGTTCATGCGCTACGCCAGCGAATCGAACATGAAAATGGTATGGCTGGAATGCGGTGGCAAAAGCCCGAACCTGGTGTTTGCCGATTGCGCCGATCTGGATGCCGCCGTGCGCAAAGCCGCCATGGGGATTTTCTTCAACCAGGGCCAGGTGTGTTCGGCCAGCTCCCGCCTGTTGCTGGAGCGCAGTATCCACGATCGCTTTGTCGACAAGCTGCTGACCGAGATCACCACCTTGCAACCGGGCAACCCGCTGGACCCGGCCACCCGCACCGGCGCGCTGGTCGATGCCCGCCAGACTGATCGCGTCATGCATTACATCAAGCTGGGCCAGGATGAAGGCGCCACGCTGGTGGCCGGCGGCCAGCGCCTGCGCGTGGGCGAGAGCGACTGTTATATCGGCCCCACCATCTTCACCGGCGTAACCCCAAACATGACCATCGCCCGCGAAGAAATCTTCGGGCCAGTGTTGTCCATTCTCAGTTTTGATAGCGAAGCCGAGGCCATTGCCATGGCCAACGACAGCATTTACGGCCTGGCCGCTGCGGTGTGGACCGATGATCTGACTCGCGCCCACCGCGTGGCCCGCGCCCTGCGCGCCGGCACGGTATCGGTCAACACGGTCGATGCGCTGGACCCCGGCGTGCCGTTTGGCGGGGTCAAGCAATCAGGCTTTGGCCGCGATCTCTCGCCTCATGCGTTCGACAAATTCACCCAGCTCAAGACCACCTGGATTCAATTGCAGCGCTAA
- a CDS encoding aspartate aminotransferase family protein, whose amino-acid sequence MSTSTQRYQAIDAAHHIHAFVDQKALNQEGPRVMVKGEGVYLWDSEGKQYLDGMSGLWCTNIGYGRRDLISAASQQMAQLSYYNMFFHTTHPAVNELSEKLFDLLPGHYSHVVYTNSGSEANEVLIRTVRRYWDVMGQPEKKIFIGRHNGYHGSTVGSASLGGMAFMHEMGGLPIPGVEHIGEPYWYAHGGELSPAAFGLKCAQELEARILALGADKVAAFVAEPFQGAGGMIFPPESYWPEIQRICRKYDVLLCADEVIGGFGRTGEWFAHQHFGFEPDTLSIAKGLTSGYVPMGGLVLSKRMADALVERGGVFAHGLTYSGHPVAAAVALANLNALDQEGIVTRTRNDTGPYLQKSLREVFDRHPLVGEIQGTGMVAALQFCEDKASRTRFANEADITWRCRTHGFEEGVIIRSTAGRMIMAPALVISHAQIDELIDKTRRAVDRTAAELGLL is encoded by the coding sequence ATGTCCACGTCTACCCAGCGCTATCAAGCCATTGATGCCGCCCACCACATCCACGCATTTGTTGACCAGAAGGCGCTGAATCAGGAAGGCCCGCGCGTCATGGTCAAAGGCGAAGGCGTGTATCTGTGGGATAGCGAAGGCAAGCAATACCTGGATGGCATGTCTGGCCTGTGGTGTACCAATATCGGCTACGGCCGCCGTGATCTGATCAGCGCCGCCAGCCAGCAAATGGCACAGCTGAGCTACTACAACATGTTCTTTCACACCACGCACCCTGCGGTGAATGAACTCTCGGAAAAACTGTTTGATCTGCTGCCCGGCCATTACAGCCACGTGGTCTACACCAACTCGGGCTCTGAGGCCAACGAAGTGCTGATCCGCACCGTGCGCCGGTACTGGGATGTCATGGGCCAGCCAGAGAAGAAAATCTTCATTGGCCGCCACAACGGTTATCACGGCTCCACCGTCGGCAGCGCTTCGCTGGGCGGTATGGCGTTCATGCACGAGATGGGCGGCTTGCCCATCCCCGGCGTTGAACATATTGGCGAGCCCTATTGGTATGCCCACGGCGGCGAGCTGAGCCCGGCGGCATTCGGCCTCAAATGCGCGCAGGAACTGGAGGCCCGCATTCTGGCGCTGGGCGCCGACAAAGTGGCAGCATTTGTGGCCGAGCCCTTCCAGGGCGCCGGCGGCATGATTTTTCCGCCGGAAAGTTACTGGCCGGAAATCCAGCGCATTTGCCGCAAATACGACGTCTTGCTGTGTGCCGATGAAGTGATTGGCGGCTTTGGCCGTACCGGCGAATGGTTTGCGCATCAGCACTTTGGCTTTGAGCCAGACACCCTGAGCATTGCCAAAGGGCTGACCTCTGGCTACGTGCCCATGGGCGGTCTGGTGCTGTCAAAGCGCATGGCCGATGCCCTGGTCGAACGCGGCGGCGTCTTTGCCCATGGCCTGACTTACTCTGGCCACCCGGTGGCGGCGGCCGTGGCACTGGCCAACCTCAATGCGCTGGATCAGGAAGGCATTGTCACACGCACCAGAAACGACACCGGCCCCTACCTGCAAAAGTCGCTGCGTGAAGTCTTTGACCGGCACCCGCTGGTGGGCGAAATCCAGGGCACCGGCATGGTGGCCGCCTTGCAGTTCTGTGAGGACAAAGCCAGCCGCACACGCTTTGCCAACGAGGCCGACATCACCTGGCGCTGCCGCACCCATGGCTTTGAAGAAGGCGTGATCATCCGCTCCACCGCAGGCCGCATGATCATGGCGCCGGCCCTGGTGATCAGCCATGCGCAGATTGACGAGCTGATCGACAAAACCCGCCGCGCCGTGGATCGCACCGCGGCAGAACTGGGCCTGCTCTGA
- a CDS encoding flavin-containing monooxygenase, with the protein METIDTLVIGAGQAGVAMSEHLSRQGVPHLVLERHRIAERWRTERWDSLVANGPAWHDRFPGLEFDDISPDGFAPKERVAAYFEAYARKFNAPIRTGVEVTQVVRNHGKPGFTVNTSAGVIEAQRVVVATGPFQRPVIPPVVPQDAAVLQLHSAQYRNPAQLPPGAVLVVGSGSSGVQIADELQRAGRQVYLSVGPHDRPPRGYRGRDFCWWLGVLGEWDAPAMKPGAEHVTIAVSGARGGETIDFRRLAHQGMVLVGMTQSFADGVIRFQPDLARNIARGDANYLALLDAADAYAARNGLDLPPEPAARQVLADPACLTEPLAELDLTAAGVTAIVWATGFTTDYSWLQVNALDDKGKPRHHRGVSSEPGIYFVGLPWLSRRGSSFIWGVWHDASYVADHIAIQRQYFAQGDPGRRQQADFHHPVAEAAIQN; encoded by the coding sequence ATGGAAACAATCGATACCCTTGTCATTGGTGCCGGTCAGGCCGGTGTGGCCATGAGCGAACACCTGAGCCGCCAGGGCGTGCCGCACCTGGTGCTGGAACGCCACCGCATTGCCGAGCGCTGGCGTACTGAACGCTGGGATTCGCTGGTGGCCAACGGCCCGGCGTGGCACGACCGTTTTCCCGGGCTAGAGTTTGACGACATCAGCCCCGACGGCTTCGCCCCCAAAGAGCGCGTGGCCGCCTACTTTGAAGCGTATGCGCGCAAATTCAACGCCCCCATCCGCACGGGAGTGGAGGTCACACAAGTGGTGCGCAACCACGGCAAGCCGGGCTTTACGGTGAACACCTCAGCCGGGGTGATAGAGGCGCAGCGGGTGGTGGTGGCGACCGGCCCGTTCCAGCGCCCGGTGATCCCGCCAGTGGTGCCGCAAGACGCTGCCGTGCTGCAGCTTCACTCGGCCCAGTACCGCAATCCGGCGCAATTGCCGCCAGGCGCGGTGTTGGTGGTGGGCTCGGGTTCGTCTGGCGTGCAGATTGCCGATGAACTGCAGCGCGCTGGCCGCCAGGTGTATTTGTCGGTGGGCCCGCACGACCGGCCACCGCGCGGGTATCGCGGGCGGGATTTTTGCTGGTGGCTGGGCGTGCTGGGCGAGTGGGATGCCCCCGCCATGAAGCCGGGCGCAGAACATGTAACCATTGCCGTGAGCGGCGCGCGCGGCGGCGAGACCATTGATTTTCGGCGTCTGGCGCACCAGGGCATGGTGCTGGTGGGCATGACCCAATCCTTTGCCGACGGGGTGATCCGTTTTCAGCCTGATCTGGCCCGGAACATTGCCCGCGGTGATGCCAACTATCTGGCGCTGCTGGATGCCGCTGACGCGTATGCCGCGCGCAACGGCCTGGATTTGCCGCCAGAGCCCGCCGCCCGCCAGGTGCTGGCTGATCCGGCTTGTTTGACCGAACCCCTGGCCGAACTGGATCTGACCGCCGCCGGCGTGACGGCCATTGTCTGGGCCACCGGGTTTACCACCGATTACAGCTGGCTGCAGGTGAACGCGCTGGATGACAAAGGCAAACCGCGTCATCACCGCGGGGTATCCAGCGAACCTGGCATCTATTTTGTCGGCCTGCCCTGGCTGTCTCGCCGCGGCTCCAGCTTTATCTGGGGTGTGTGGCACGACGCCAGCTATGTGGCCGATCACATCGCCATACAGCGCCAGTATTTTGCCCAGGGCGATCCCGGTCGCCGCCAGCAGGCCGACTTCCATCATCCGGTAGCAGAAGCTGCCATTCAGAACTGA
- a CDS encoding RidA family protein has product MTTHTRIRKFNTRDTYPEQNLDNDLCQAVVAGNMVFLRGQIGQDLETRESVGIGDVAAQTEKAMANVKMLLEEAGSCLDDVCKVVIYIVDPRYREAVYRIVGKYLKGVYPVSTGLVVSALARPEWLVEIDITAVISQERQA; this is encoded by the coding sequence ATGACCACCCATACCCGCATCCGCAAGTTCAATACCCGCGACACCTATCCGGAACAGAATCTGGACAACGATCTGTGCCAGGCCGTCGTGGCCGGCAATATGGTGTTTTTGCGCGGGCAGATTGGCCAGGACCTGGAAACCCGCGAATCCGTCGGGATTGGTGACGTGGCCGCGCAAACCGAAAAAGCCATGGCCAACGTCAAAATGCTGCTGGAAGAAGCCGGCAGCTGCCTGGACGATGTCTGCAAAGTGGTCATCTATATTGTTGACCCGCGCTACCGCGAAGCCGTCTACCGGATTGTCGGCAAATACCTCAAAGGCGTGTACCCGGTTTCGACCGGGCTGGTGGTGTCGGCGCTGGCCCGGCCCGAGTGGCTGGTCGAGATCGATATCACCGCCGTGATTTCGCAGGAGCGTCAGGCATGA
- a CDS encoding DUF1028 domain-containing protein — MTFSIAARCRDSGMVGVALASSSICVASRCANVRARIGAVLSQNVTNPMLGQHALDLMAMGLDSEQIAQRLGVFDPHMAWRQVVLVPFRGTPLVFTGDKALGVYGSATGQHCAAAGNLLNTPDLPQAMVDAFERSRGTLPDRLLAALQAAVDMGGEAGPIHASGIKVADMTGWPVVDLRVDWSDGQPVAELAGLWQRYQPQMQAYITRAVSPEAAPSYGVPGNL, encoded by the coding sequence ATGACGTTTTCGATAGCCGCCCGTTGCCGGGACAGCGGCATGGTTGGCGTGGCGCTGGCGTCATCCAGCATTTGCGTGGCCAGCCGCTGCGCCAATGTGCGTGCGCGCATCGGCGCGGTACTCAGTCAGAATGTCACCAACCCCATGCTGGGCCAGCACGCGCTGGACCTGATGGCCATGGGGCTGGATAGTGAACAGATCGCCCAGCGGCTGGGCGTGTTTGATCCGCATATGGCCTGGCGTCAGGTGGTGCTGGTGCCTTTTCGGGGCACGCCGCTGGTGTTTACCGGCGACAAAGCGTTGGGGGTGTATGGCTCGGCCACCGGCCAGCATTGCGCCGCAGCGGGCAACTTGCTGAACACGCCCGACCTGCCCCAGGCCATGGTCGATGCCTTTGAGCGCAGCCGTGGCACCCTGCCAGACCGGCTGCTGGCGGCCTTGCAGGCTGCGGTCGACATGGGCGGTGAAGCCGGCCCCATCCACGCCAGCGGCATCAAGGTGGCCGACATGACCGGCTGGCCGGTGGTGGATTTGCGCGTGGACTGGAGCGACGGCCAGCCCGTGGCCGAACTGGCCGGATTGTGGCAACGTTATCAACCCCAGATGCAGGCCTATATTACCCGCGCCGTATCACCCGAGGCCGCGCCCAGCTATGGCGTGCCGGGCAACTTGTAG